Proteins co-encoded in one Marmota flaviventris isolate mMarFla1 chromosome 9, mMarFla1.hap1, whole genome shotgun sequence genomic window:
- the LOC114099832 gene encoding olfactory receptor 10V1-like, producing MGHENQTREIQFHFHPFSPILEVQMFIFVLFLLLYIGSLLGNATISLTVWAERSLHIPMYFFLANLAVLEIFYSSTVAPLALVNLVTMGRIPISFAGCGTQMFFFVFLGSADCILLGIMAYDRFVAIREPLRYTLIMRRQLCAQLALGALLLGFILALQLTVLIFHLPFCGHNRITHFYCDVLPILRLACGDARMQEAMIFIVSVIILTIPFSLISISYIFIIAAILKIRSAEGRNKAFSTCSSHLTVVLLQYGCCSLIYLRPSSSYNPEMGRVVSVVYTFVTPVLNPLIYSMRNKELKDALNKVVRRHLLQ from the coding sequence ATGGGGCATGAAAACCAAACTAGAGAGATCCAGTTCCATTTCCACCCCTTTTCGCCCATCCTGGAGGTCCAGATGTTTATTTTTGTGCTGTTCCTGCTGTTGTACATTGGCAGTCTCCTTGGTAATGCCACAATCTCTCTCACTGTCTGGGCTGAGCGTTCGCTCCACATTCCCATGTACTTTTTTCTGGCCAACCTGGCAGTGCTGGAGATCTTTTACTCTTCCACGGTGGCCCCTCTGGCTTTGGTCAACCTCGTGACCATGGGGAGGATTCCCATCTCCTTCGCTGGTTGTGGCACTCAGatgttcttctttgtttttctgggtAGTGCTGACTGTATCCTCTTGGGGATCATGGCTTACGATCGGTTTGTAGCAATCCGGGAGCCCTTGCGTTACACCCTCATCATGAGACGGCAGCTGTGTGCCCAGCTGGCTTTGGGAGCTCTGCTCCTTGGTTTCATTCTAGCTTTACAACTGACAGTTCTGATCTTCCATCTGCCATTTTGTGGCCACAACAGAATCACCCACTTCTACTGTGATGTGCTGCCCATCCTGAGGTTGGCATGCGGGGATGCTCGGATGCAGGAAGCCATGATCTTCATCGTCAGCGTCATCATCCTCACCATCCCCTTTTCTCTGATCTCCATCTCCTACATCTTCATCATTGCTGCCATTTTGAAGATCCGCTCGGCCGAGGGACGGAACAAGGCCTTCTCCACTTGCTCTTCTCACCTGACTGTGGTTCTTCTGCAGTATGGTTGCTGCAGCCTCATCTACTTACGCCCCAGTTCCAGCTACAACCCAGAAATGGGCCGAGTGGTGTCTGTTGTCTACACCTTTGTCACCCCTGTCTTGAATCCTTTGATTTACAGCATGAGAAACAAGGAGCTGAAAGATGCTCTGAACAAAGTAGTGAGAAGGCATTTATTGCAGTAG